Genomic window (Hippoglossus stenolepis isolate QCI-W04-F060 chromosome 11, HSTE1.2, whole genome shotgun sequence):
CAATATGCTCATGGAAACGCAGCAATCCGAGAGTAGACATGAGACAGTGTCACTCAGTTATCTTCTGCTCATGTTAATCGTATTAGGAGGCATTGTGGCCCATTCAGGCCCAGTGTGGGGCTTACTTCTGCTCGACTGGAAGCTATTTGAATCAAAGCTGTGCTCAGGTGTATTGAAGAGCTCTGAAATGTCAGTTGAAATTAACTGAATTCTCTTTGCACAACGGCCAATGATGTTATTCCTTATGGCCTAGactctctcttttatttaaaaaaaaatctcttttctTGCTCTTCCAAGGTGACAGGTACTCGCTAAAACCCAGACTTAATCCTGGGGAATAATAGAGATCTGACTTCACTGTCACATAGATAATGCACTTAGGAACCCTTTTTAAGATATCAGTTTCTAATTTGACACTTACAAAATACTTTCACACCCGTCACCCATTATGTCACGAACAAAGGATTCTGATATGGAAATCTTCTTTTTAATGCCTGTCAAATTTAGTCATTTCTAAACATTTAATTACTTTTGGAAATCAGCTTAATCAGCTATGCTCCAGGGGTACACCAAAGATAAATGCATACTACAATATAGAGcaatttacatacatttaataGGGACCTCACAACATTTTTAGTCACGGTCCAAACAGGAAAATAGCCTAAATGCTTGGGGGattaacatttacttttatgtttcctttattcaaatgaaaaaaggtAATATATACGGCTCAAAACTAGGTCTATTTAAATGTATCAGAGAAGTGGCTCTCCTCTAAAACTATGTTTATTAGGATCAAAAGATGCTAATAAACCGCTGTGTAAAAGAACAGTGGAGTGagtcaaatattaaaaagtgTGTTTACAATTAATATTGAAATCTGGATGAGGTTATCAAAATGGCTGTACAAAGCATGAAACTGTAAGAAGTGATGTTTTGAGTCTACAGCTGTGCATCACTACCTGTTATTTTTTAATACCCAAATATGTTGAATGACAACAATTGTGGCAGTGGCTAAAcccactgacacacagaaatgaagccctaagttattttatgattaaataaatcCTTTTGGTCCTCCATCACCAGCTGTAGAAATGGACTGAATggttcattgtgtttttcattgaagATAGGTTTGGTGCGTTGTTATGCAAGCTGctgtatttttcaaatttattttcctAAGCTTCTTGGTTTATGAAACGTACAAGAGATAAATCACAAACAGGACAACAATTCACAGGGGTGTTTCCAAGGGGATAGTCAATCATCTGTGTTTCACACTGTATAGTTTTGTACAAAGCATTTTATTTAGAGCCAGTCATCCAGTAGGTGCAGGGTTCAATCCCTCCAGTCCACACACTGCCGTGACTATGAGATATATTATACcccacagtgtgtgaatgagagggCTTTTTCTGCTAAGCTAGAAAAAGACTTCTATGTGCAGGTCATTTATCTGCAACCAAATGTTCACTCTTTAATTTTATCCAGAAAacctaaaaagaaaatgtgtttttgtatgtttcagTTCTGCAGTGATGACTCAGACGGTTCAGACCAACGGGGTTCAACCCCTCAGTAAGACCTGGGAACTGAGTCTGTATGAGCTACAGAGAACTCCACAGGTAAACTGTTCATACCCTTTCAATCTATACACATTGttgacgtgtttgtgtttgttaacaGATTTAATCAGccacacaggtttgtgtttctgttgtagAGCTCTTACatcatttttaaactttgcCTGTATTGTCTCATTGAGACCAAGTTTTTATGCCATCATCAAGTTTGGCAGACATGTAAAAATGTGAGATGGAGTGTTTAATGTGTGTCTCTCAGAGACATTTATTACAAACACCCCATCCCATATATGGGACATTATCAGGAACACTGGATCAGTTGAAATGAGTTTATGGTATAATTGTCCTTGTAACACAGTTACGTGCTCCTGAAAGTAAAACAGTGATGcgtgaattatttaaaatgacgacttttcagctgctgtggctcTTAGGGTCACAAAAACATCAACCAGACCTGTGATCTGCATTAGTTGTGTGTGTAACACTTCCCAAATGATGTATCTGAGTGTACTAACCTACATGACGATCTGTTTCTCACGGACACAGGAAGCTATAACAGATGGGCTGGAGATAGCCGTGTCGCCCAGGTCCTTGCACAGTGAACTAATGTGTCCTATCTGTCTGGACATGCTGAAGAACACAATGACAACTAAAGAATGTCTGCACCGCTTCTGCGCTGATTGTATCATCACAGCTTTGAGATCTGGGTGAGTTTGTACCTCACAGTAGAAACCAGTGGAGCCCCTTCTTCCCCTGGTTTAATTACTCAATCAATCATCATCAATCCTATCACCATCTCATCACATGTGGTGGTCGATAGTGATAATATGATGCTTATGGTGATACATCATGTTCAAATATATCCTATCCTCAAGgtagatttacattttttcttgtATATCATAAAAACGGTACTGACGAGCACACGTGCTGTTGATCGCTTTTATTGTTCCTTTATTATCTATTCTGCCCTAAAAAGGTCCCTTCATAAATGACCGGTTGTGGTCAGTGACTAGTGGCTCTTAATGCACGTATGTAGGACTGCGATACACGTGCACGCAACTAGTGGGCGTGGAGATATTATTGAGTTTATATTGTTACTTTGTAGCTCTAGAAATaatgtttaattatatttaaatatataatacgacatatatatatatcagtagATTCGTTACTGATATAAGTAGTAGCATTAATAAAATGTAGCCCCACTCATCCCTAGGTCTGTCACTCTTGGAAATGAGAAATTGAAGGCAATGGTCAGAGAGAACAATATTCAGGCAGCAACGTCTCATTTTAGGCCGGTGCTGATCATCTCTCTCGATCGAATGGCAGGTCATATCAGTATAAGTCCGTTTTTCCCTGTGTCCAATTCTTAAagcatgtttaatgtttaaaaaagagattcatgactgtgtttttaataactgTACACAAAAATGTTCCCCTATTTTTCATTTAGGGGCACTAAAAGTAAATCTTTATGTTGAACCTAAAAATAAGCATTTGAATCTTGCTTTAGTCGTTTGAAGGGTTAGGGGGTAGGTGTGTTCCTTTGTGTTAAGAAAATGTCATATTAAAGCTACAAAATGCTAATTCTGGAAATCGAGGTAGTGCTAGCCGGAGTCTAAAGCAAACCACTCCAAACCAAACCACTGCTGACAGGGGCTCTTTTATCTGTGAGCTAGCCAAAGCAATGCCCTGGGCCTGGCCTTCTCTGTTTGGTTAGAAGGGTGAGACTCCCTCCCTGCACCATTGTCAGGCTGTtcactgagtctggttctcaCAAGCCTCTGATAGCACCTCCTTTCCTCCATATCTTTGCAGTAATAAAGAGTGTCCTACCTGTCGTAAGAAGCTGGTGTCTAAGAGGTCGCTGCGTCCAGACCCGAATTTTGATGCTCTGATTAGTAAGTAACGACAAAGAGGAGGTTTAACCAATACTCCAAAAAAATCTACTCCAACTGAATATTGACACAGTTCAGTAAGTCAAAATATGGTGTAAAAATATTGTAGACTTATGTTTTACACTCATACATCCCATTTTAGGTAAGATTTATCCCAGCCGTGACGAGTACGAGGCCCACCAGGAGAGAGTATTGGCCCGCattagcaaacacaacaaccagcaAGCCTTGTCCCACAGCATAGAGGAGGGGCTGAAGATACAGGCTATGACCAGGTAAACACACCGGTGtcaacacaaaagcacacacatagTAATGCAGATTCAAACACAATTAGTCTAATAATTTGAGTTTTCGGTTTTCCCAGACTGCAGCGTGGTAAGAGACACACAGTGGAGAACGGAAGCGGAGCAGAAGACAATGGAGACTCCTCCCACTGTAGCAACGCCTCTGTCCACAGCAACCAGGTATGTTCTTATATACAACATATTATCACACTTAAAACCTGTACATTTGCTTTAACAGTAACTGACAATGATGTTAAACAACACTACTGTTCAATTTGATTCTAAATGACATATATCAAGCAAAGAAAGTGCCAGACCTCAGAAACACAGCTAAGAATCAACAGTAATGATGTGACCATTTGAAAGAATTGTAGTTATTGCTTGGGTGGCAGACACTCAGACAACTTTGCCTTCCAACAGAACACATGTCTTCCTGGTGTGTGTGGTCTTCATACAAACAGTGACTTTACCGTCTGTTTTCCCAGGAGGCAGGTCCGAGCATCAAACGCACCAAGACGAGCGATGACAGCGGTTTGGACATGGACAATGCTGCTGAGAATGGGGGCGGGGACTCTGTGATCGATGGTGGTGCAAGTGAAATAGAACTGGTGTTTAGGCCACATCCCACCTTGATGGAGAAGGATGACAGTCACAACAGGTAGTCATAGTGTCACGCAAATATTCGTTCCCCTGCACTGACCATACACCCACCTGTTTTATAAGGGTTATACAGTTTAATAATGGTAAAATACAGCCAAACCTTACAGTGTTACTTAAATCATGCTTAATGTTACCTGTAGCTTTAAACAACATTAATTCTGGCTGTTTGGGAGCAGTGTCCATATAGGACAAATGAAATCAGTCTCGAACACATCTATGTCTGTTGTGTTCCTTGTTGTACCTGTTTGATTACAAACACATAtttgatcgtgtgtgtgtgtgtctgcagtgtggaGTTTGTCCCTCGCTACATTAAGACGTCCGGTAATGCAACAGTGGATCACCTGTCTAAATACCTGGCTGTCCGATTGGCTCTGGAGGAACTGAGAAGAAACGCTGAGGCCAGTCCTGTCAATGTGGAGGCGGCTTCAGAGAAACAGTACACCATCTACATCCCCACTGCTGGAAACCAGTTCactgtgagtacacacacatgcatttgcACTCCCAATCTAACAATTTTATAattctttcagtttgtttgacTGTACATGAATGCCCTATTCCTACATATCCTCCAATAGGAAGTCTTCACAGAAGATTTTTTGACATGTGTAAATGTTGACATGTAAAAATAGAATGAGAGAAAACTGATTTCATTTGCGgagaaaaaaggttttcataATAATTACAATTTTGTTAAAATTTGTTCCTTGcaccaaatacattttttcatttaaaaagtacaGAGACTGTATCATACAGAGAACACCCCTATGGTGCAAGTATTTCACTTCTCTACACGAGTGAAAATATGAACATGCAAATGTGAGAAATTGTTTGCACCATTGCGAGTGAGTTCCTTGAGAGGTCGGCTctaaactgttttttaatttgaaagcaCCTGGGGCATTTAATGGCTACCTGAAGATACCAGTGAGTGAGCGGCCTAACCGCTGTGCGTGACACAGTGTGACTgcgggtggagcagcagggcTGCAGGGTAGACAGAGAAACTGGCAGACCTCTTATTCAAGCTGGCCCAAATTGAAATTTTAGCAAAGGTCAGTTAACATTACATTCAGATGGCAACTTTTTATTTGAAGCTCTGACTGATTGTCACTTTTATTGGTTATAGTAAAAGTTACACCAGCCATGGAAAAGCAATGTTTTGAACTGCTCTGCCTACACACTGTCTTAGTAGTGCTAATAGCAACTGCTTGAGTGTGTTTCTTACATATGTTCAAGTTCTTGTGGACTTAGTGTTTGACTAAATTATGTCCTCCATATCTGAATACAATCAGGGACTGTTACCATATTGCATTacctccaaacaaacaaaccatggTTCGGATAGTTGGTAGTTTAAAAATACTCTTCT
Coding sequences:
- the rnf2 gene encoding E3 ubiquitin-protein ligase RING2, coding for MTQTVQTNGVQPLSKTWELSLYELQRTPQEAITDGLEIAVSPRSLHSELMCPICLDMLKNTMTTKECLHRFCADCIITALRSGNKECPTCRKKLVSKRSLRPDPNFDALISKIYPSRDEYEAHQERVLARISKHNNQQALSHSIEEGLKIQAMTRLQRGKRHTVENGSGAEDNGDSSHCSNASVHSNQEAGPSIKRTKTSDDSGLDMDNAAENGGGDSVIDGGASEIELVFRPHPTLMEKDDSHNSVEFVPRYIKTSGNATVDHLSKYLAVRLALEELRRNAEASPVNVEAASEKQYTIYIPTAGNQFTVLNGSFSLELVSEKYWKVNKPMELYFAPTKEHK